AGCGGAATTGCCAGGATTGTGTCAAGGGCCTCAAAGCCGATTGGCTCACTTACTTTTCAAATGCTGGCGCAAGGCCGTCCGGCGGGCGCATAAACCCTTGCAGGCGCTCAGCCGTTTTCCAGGTCAAGCTCCCGGGTCACTATTTGCACCACGAGGCTTAGGTCCGCATCCTTTTTCATTCCGGGACAGTTGGCGGCCATGATGGGCCAGTTGGACGGCTCCCGCACAACAGCCGGAATGAAGGGCCAGCGGCGGCACATTCTGGGTTTCACGGGATGAATGGTGCAGACTTTTTCAAAGAAGACGCACCGGTTGTCCTCACCCTGGGCCAGGACCGTACCCAGGCCCGAAGACCTGCAATAACGCTCTTCAAACGTCTTCACGTCAAGCCCCACAAAGACGGCAATGGCCTTTATGTCGAAGGGGGTCACAAGGGTTCCGCCGAAGCCTTCGCAGCACTGGCCGCAAAGGGTGCAGGCGAATATTTCCGAAGTGTCCATCAAGCCTGTTCCATTTTGCACCGCCCGGCCATGGCCCTTTTGAGGGTGAGGGCGTCGGTGTACTTGAGGTCTCCCCCTATGGGCACGCCGCATGCTATGCGGCTTACGGAGACGTTTTTTCCTTCAAGC
This window of the Deltaproteobacteria bacterium genome carries:
- a CDS encoding YkgJ family cysteine cluster protein, whose protein sequence is MMDTSEIFACTLCGQCCEGFGGTLVTPFDIKAIAVFVGLDVKTFEERYCRSSGLGTVLAQGEDNRCVFFEKVCTIHPVKPRMCRRWPFIPAVVREPSNWPIMAANCPGMKKDADLSLVVQIVTRELDLENG